In Cuculus canorus isolate bCucCan1 chromosome 8, bCucCan1.pri, whole genome shotgun sequence, a single genomic region encodes these proteins:
- the LOC104062448 gene encoding pancreatic alpha-amylase yields the protein MRVLLLLAAVGFCWAQYNPNTLSGRTSIVHLFEWRWEDIALECERYLAPNGFGGVQVSPPNENIVITSPNRPWWERYQPVSYKLCTRSGNENEFRDMVTRCNNVGVHIYVDAVVNHMCGAAGGSGTHSTCGSYFNAGNRDFPAVPYSGWDFNDGKCRSGSGEIENYGDLPWVRDCRLVSLLDLALEKDYVRSKVAEYLNYLIDIGVAGFRLDAAKHMWPGDIRAFLDKLNDLNTKWFAPGTKPFIFQEVIDLGGEPIKGSDYFGNGRITEFKYGAKLGTVIRKWNGEKMAYLKNWGEGWGFVPSDRALVFVDNHDNQRGHGAGGSSILTFWDARLYKMAVGFMLAHPYGFTRVMSSFRWPRYFVNGQDVNDWVGPPSNADGSTKPVTINEDTTCGNDWVCEHRWRQIRNMVIFRNVVDGQPFSNWWDNGNNQVAFGRGNKGFIVFNNDDW from the exons ATGCGTGTCCTCCTCCTACTCGCAGCTGTAGGGTTTTGCTGGGCGCAATACAACCCTAATACTCTCTCTGGGAGGACATCTATTGTACATCTCTTTGAATGGCGCTGGGAGGATATTGCTCTTGAGTGTGAACGCTATTTAGCTCCTAATGGATTTGGAGGAGTTCAG GTTTCACctccaaatgaaaatattgtcatTACTAGCCCAAACAGACCCTGGTGGGAAAGATATCAGCCCGTCAGCTACAAGCTCTGCACTCGATCGGGAAATGAGAATGAATTCAGAGACATGGTGACAAGATGCAACAATGTTGGA GTTCATATTTATGTGGATGCTGTTGTCAACCACATGTGTGGGGCTGCGGGTGGCTCAGGCACACATTCTACCTGTGGAAGCTATTTTAATGCTGGGAACAGAGATTTTCCAGCTGTGCCATACTCTGGTTGGGATTTTAATGATGGCAAATGTCGATCTGGAAGTGGAGAAATTGAAAATTATGGTGATCT tccaTGGGTCCGGGACTGCCGCTTGGTTAGCCTTCTTGACTTAGCCCTGGAGAAGGACTACGTACGCTCAAAAGTTGCTGAATACTTGAACTATCTCATCGATATTGGTGTAGCAGGCTTCCGACTTGATGCTGCCAAGCATATGTGGCCTGGAGACATAAGAGCATTTCTGGACAAGCTGAACGATCTAAACACCAAATGGTTTGCTCCAGGAACAAAACCTTTCATTTTCCAGGAG GTAATTGACTTGGGTGGAGAGCCAATCAAAGGCAGTGACTACTTTGGAAACGGGCGAATAACAGAATTCAAATACGGTGCAAAACTGGGGACAGTGATCCGCAAGTGGAATGGAGAAAAGATGGCCTACTTAAA GAACTGGGGAGAAGGCTGGGGCTTTGTGCCTTCCGACAGAGCCCTGGTCTTTGTGGATAATCATGACAACCAACGAGGGCACGGGGCTGGTGGATCTTCCATTCTAACCTTCTGGGATGCCAG GCTTTATAAAATGGCAGTTGGTTTCATGCTTGCTCATCCATATGGGTTCACACGCGTGATGTCAAGTTTTCGCTGGccaagatattttgtaaatgGGCAG GATGTCAATGACTGGGTTGGGCCACCAAGTAACGCGGATGGATCAACGAAGCCTGTTACAATCAATGAAGACACCACCTGTGGCAACGACTGGGTTTGTGAGCATCGCTGGCGTCAAATAAG GAACATGGTTATCTTCCGTAATGTGGTGGACGGTCAGCCTTTCTCCAACTGGTGGGACAATGGCAACAATCAAGTGGCTTTTGGCCGTGGTAATAAAGGCTTCATCGTTTTCAATAATGATGACTGGTAA
- the LOC128852943 gene encoding pancreatic alpha-amylase produces MRVLLLLAAVGFCWAQYNPNTLSGRTSIVHLFEWRWEDIALECERYLAPNGFGGVQVSPPNENIVITSPNRPWWERYQPVSYKLCTRSGNENEFRDMVTRCNNVGVHIYVDAVVNHMCGAAGGSGTHSTCGSYFNAGNRDFPAVPYSGWDFNDGKCRSGSGEIENYGDLYQVRDCRLVSLLDLALEKDYVRSKVAEYLNYLIDIGVAGFRLDAAKHMWPGDIRAFLDKLNDLNTKWFAPGTKPFIYQEVIDLGGEPIKGSDYFGNGRITEFKYGAKLGTVIRKWNGEKMAYLKNWGEGWGFVPSDRALVFVDNHDNQRGHGAGGSSILTFWDARLYKMAVGFMLAHPYGFTRVMSSFRWPRYFVNGQDVNDWVGPPSNADGSTKPVTINEDTTCGNDWVCEHRWRQIRNMVIFRNVVDGQPFSNWWDNGNNQVAFGRGNKGFIVFNNDDWHMNVYLHTGLPAGTYCDVISGQKEGNKCTGKEVYVSGDGMANFDISNSAEDPFIAIHVDAKL; encoded by the exons ATGCGTGTCCTCCTCCTACTCGCAGCTGTAGGGTTTTGCTGGGCGCAATACAACCCTAATACTCTCTCTGGGAGGACATCTATTGTACATCTCTTTGAATGGCGCTGGGAGGATATTGCTCTTGAGTGTGAACGCTATTTAGCTCCTAATGGATTTGGAGGAGTTCAG GTTTCACctccaaatgaaaatattgtcatTACTAGCCCAAACAGACCCTGGTGGGAAAGATACCAGCCCGTCAGCTACAAGCTCTGCACTCGATcgggaaatgaaaatgaattcaGAGACATGGTGACAAGATGCAACAATGTTGGA GTTCATATTTATGTGGATGCTGTTGTCAACCACATGTGTGGGGCTGCGGGTGGCTCAGGCACACATTCTACCTGTGGAAGCTATTTTAATGCTGGGAACAGAGATTTTCCAGCTGTGCCATACTCTGGCTGGGATTTTAATGATGGCAAATGTCGATCTGGAAGTGGAGAAATTGAAAATTATGGTGATCTGTATCA GGTCCGGGACTGCCGCTTGGTTAGCCTTCTTGATTTAGCCCTGGAGAAGGACTACGTACGCTCAAAAGTTGCTGAATACTTGAACTATCTCATCGATATTGGTGTAGCAGGCTTCCGACTTGATGCTGCCAAGCATATGTGGCCTGGAGACATAAGAGCATTTCTGGACAAGCTGAATGATCTAAACACCAAATGGTTTGCTCCAGGAACAAAACCTTTCATTTACCAGGAG GTAATTGACTTGGGTGGAGAGCCGATCAAAGGCAGTGACTACTTTGGAAACGGGCGAATAACAGAATTCAAATACGGTGCAAAACTGGGGACAGTGATCCGCAAGTGGAATGGAGAAAAGATGGCCTACTTAAA GAACTGGGGAGAAGGCTGGGGCTTTGTGCCTTCCGACAGAGCCCTGGTCTTTGTGGATAATCATGACAACCAACGAGGGCACGGGGCTGGTGGATCTTCCATTCTAACCTTCTGGGATGCCAG GCTTTATAAAATGGCAGTTGGTTTCATGCTTGCTCATCCATATGGGTTCACACGTGTGATGTCAAGTTTTCGCTGGccaagatattttgtaaatgGGCAG GATGTCAATGACTGGGTTGGGCCACCAAGTAACGCGGATGGATCAACGAAGCCTGTTACAATCAATGAAGACACCACCTGTGGCAACGATTGGGTTTGTGAGCATCGCTGGCGTCAAATAAG GAACATGGTTATCTTCCGTAATGTGGTGGACGGTCAGCCTTTCTCCAACTGGTGGGACAATGGCAACAATCAAGTGGCTTTTGGCCGTGGTAATAAAGGCTTCATCGTTTTCAATAATGATGACTG GCATATGAACGTCTACTTGCACACTGGACTGCCCGCTGGTACCTACTGTGATGTTATTTCTGGACAAAAGGAGGGCAACAAATGTACTGGAAAGGAGGTGTACGTTTCTGGTGATGGAATGGCTAATTTTGACATTAGTAACAGTGCTGAAGATCCATTCATTGCAATTCATGTTGATGCCAAGTTATAA